The Saccharomyces eubayanus strain FM1318 chromosome IV, whole genome shotgun sequence genome contains the following window.
CTTCCGGGCGTAATTTCTCATATATCTAGAATAATGTTTTAGGATCTCTGATAAATCAgtctctctttctttcgAAAATCTGGGCAACTGGTCATTTTGAATAACTTTTGAAATAACCTCTAAATCATTGTCTGTAACTTTCAAAGAGTCAGAAAGttgttcaatttccttcttcaagttCACACTCGCGGTGTGAGGATCAGTTTCTTGATACTTCACGGATTCTTTAACCATGGATGCCAATTTGTTAAATCCGTTAAATAATTTTCCACCATACGATTTTCCACCATTGCCGGCGTTGTTGTTAGGGCGTTCCAGATTAATGGTATGACTTTTAGAcatttcatcatcaattATTTTATCAACGTCCTTGTATTCGTTATTTTGTGCCTCAAGTTTTTCCAATTGTACCTTCTTGGAGTTCAAAGCTTTTCTAAtcatttcattttgtaagtatttcaattttctatattttattaGCTCTCTCGCAGATGTTGCCATGTGAACCGATTCATTTAAGGGTTCGTTTATGTTGTAGTATAATCTTCCAaccaatttttccaaagtgATTGAAGATTCGGAAAATCCGTTGCTTAAATAAGAAAGTTGCTCCGCTATTTCTCCAACCTGAGCCTGTTCATTAGCAAATTGTGCAAATACTTCACCGATTTCATTGTAGTCTGTTTTTAAGTCATGATATGTTTTCGTCGTTCGCCTATTATACTTATAAATTCCACCGTCTAATAGATTCTCATACTGCTTATATTCTTGCTCAACACCAGTAAACGActtgcttcttttcttatccACCTTCTTGTCGCTTGGTTCCTTATTCAACACCGACTGTGATGAAGAGCCTGGTATCGGTAAGGCAGCATGAATTCTAGTGGTATTGGTGGGGTCTAAAGGGTTGCATTGAAGAATACTTTTTGGCAAGGATGAAAACGTGGCCGAACTATTAACAAATTCATGCCAGTTATGGTTATTGGGATCCAAAAAATCTGTAATTATGGAAGTTTTCgtaatttcttcattagtCAGAAGTTTGTTCAAGAATTCGGTAAGCATTCTTATTCTGTGTCGTATTAACTTTTCctcattattattaacCGATGCATGTATGACAGACAACGAAAGATCCACTGAGCCCGAACCTTCAGAGGGCAGCAGGTATTTTGAACTAGATCCAGTTATTGATTTGccataattttttattgacTG
Protein-coding sequences here:
- the ATG20 gene encoding Atg20p translates to MSDSNDGQESTKKNMEAQNVGEAELPHETPEHAEKPEISRKDDKLTKKNRKKGKARKGGNNRVETELVHTALLEKDNPFMEEQQEGLKKSALLEIPGMKSHKLKNPNEDYEDDSEGLLPLNHESNTETCRTSPSGSINSMNGETSPSEDLSVGNRSKSTRIHILEAKRASEGQGRAYIAYVIQFENSIVQRRYSDFESLRSILIRLFPMTLIPPIPEKQSIKNYGKSITGSSSKYLLPSEGSGSVDLSLSVIHASVNNNEEKLIRHRIRMLTEFLNKLLTNEEITKTSIITDFLDPNNHNWHEFVNSSATFSSLPKSILQCNPLDPTNTTRIHAALPIPGSSSQSVLNKEPSDKKVDKKRSKSFTGVEQEYKQYENLLDGGIYKYNRRTTKTYHDLKTDYNEIGEVFAQFANEQAQVGEIAEQLSYLSNGFSESSITLEKLVGRLYYNINEPLNESVHMATSARELIKYRKLKYLQNEMIRKALNSKKVQLEKLEAQNNEYKDVDKIIDDEMSKSHTINLERPNNNAGNGGKSYGGKLFNGFNKLASMVKESVKYQETDPHTASVNLKKEIEQLSDSLKVTDNDLEVISKVIQNDQLPRFSKERETDLSEILKHYSRYMRNYARKNLEIWKEVKKHQDFA